The window CGGCGCGTTCCGGCGGGTGCTCGGCCTGGCCACCACCGAGGAGTCGATCGCCGAGGGCGGCTCAGGGGCGTCCATCCAGATCGGGCACTTCCTGCTCAACTCCGTGATCTACGCGACGCTGTCCACGGTGGTCGTCGTGTTCCTCTCGACGCTCGCCGCCTACGCGTTCGCCCGCCTGCACTGGCGCGGCCGCGACCTGGTGTTCAACCTGTTCCTCGGCGCGCTGATGGTGCCCGGCATCCTCACGCTGCTGCCCAACTTCGTGCTCGTGCGCGAGCTGGGGCTGCTCAACACCTTCGCGGGCATGGTGCTGCCCACGGCGCTCTTCTCGGCGTTCAACATCTTCTTCCTCAGGCAGTTCATGCTCGGGCTCAGCACCGAGACCGAGGAGGCCGCGCTGATCGACGGCGCCGGGCGGCTGCGCGTGATGTTCCAGATCACCCTGCCGATGTCGGTCGGGCCGATCACCACCCTGTCGATCCTCGGATTCATCAACGCGTGGAACGACTACTTCTGGCCGCTGCTGGTCACCAGCGACGAGAGCGTCCAGCCGCTCACCCTGGCGCTGGCCGTGTTCAAGCAGTCCTCGCCGCAGGCCCAGCCCGACTGGGCCGGGCTCATGGCGGCAACCCTGGTCGCCGCCCTGCCGATGCTCGTGCTCTTCATGGTCTTCGGTAAGCGCATCGTCAACTCGATCGGATTCACGGGTATCAAATGACACACGACACGCTGCGCCTGCGGTGGTCCTCCCCCGCCGCCGAGTGGGCCGAGGCGGTGCCGCTGGGCAACGGCCGCATCGGCGCCATGGCCTTCGGCGGCGCCTCCGGCCGGCTCGCGCTCAACGACTCCACGGTCTGGTCGGGCACACCCGACGGCCCGGACCGCGCACTCGACGCCGTCCTCGCGGGCGGGGCAGGCCCCGCCCGCCTCGCGCAGGCCCGTACGGCACTGGACGACGGCGACCTGCGGGCCGCCGAGCGCGAGCTGCTCACCTTCGAGGGGCCGTACTCGCAGGAGTTCCTGCCGCTCGCCGACCTGCACCTGACCCTGGTACGGGACCCGGCCGGCGCCGAGGCCGCGGCGCGCGACCTCGACCTGGACCGCGGCGCCCTTCAGGAGTCGTTCGTCGTCGACGGCGTAACCACCGTGCGCCACACCTGGGTCTCGGCCCCCGCCCAGGCGCTTGTCGTCGAGTGGATCGCTGAGGGCCCGGTGCTCGACGTCGACGTCCGGCTCACCACCCCGCTGCGCGAGCGCAGCCGCCGGACGACGCCCGACGGCGTGGCCGTCGAGATCGAGGCACCGCTGGACGGGCCGCCGGAGCACGAGCGCGACCTCCCGGCGCACCGCTACGCCGACGCCGGCTCCGCCAACAACACCGCGGCCGACGTCTTCGACCACGTCACCTGGGCCGCGCTCGCGGTCCACACCGACGGGTCGGTCGAGCACCAGAGCGACCGGACGACGGTCCGCGGGGCGACCCGGATCCTGGCCGTGCTCTCCACCGCCGGCCGGTCCGCGCTGTGGTGGGCCGACCCGGCAGGCGACGCGTGGCGCACCACCCCCACCGCGGACCTGCACGACCGGGCGCTCGCCGCGGCGCGAGCCGCCGCCGCGCGCCCGGCCGCCGACCTGCTCGCCGAGCACGAGGCGGACCTGGAGCAGCACGTGTCCGGCGCGCGCTTCGCGATCGGCGGGCGCCGGTCGGGCACCTGGGACGTGCACGACCTCCTGTACGGCGGCGACGAGCCCCTGCGCGCCACGATCATGGCCGAGCTCGGCCGTTACCTGCTGGGGGCCTCGTCCCGGACGGGCGGGGTGGCCGCCAACCTCCAGGGCATCTGGAACGACGACCCGCGCCCGCC is drawn from Promicromonospora sp. Populi and contains these coding sequences:
- a CDS encoding carbohydrate ABC transporter permease; the encoded protein is MATTDTLTRPGTTARRPASRRPAVRPGRIVAWTYLVIVMLITVFPFYWILRTALSNNFALLAEPASLLPVDFTLGAFRRVLGLATTEESIAEGGSGASIQIGHFLLNSVIYATLSTVVVVFLSTLAAYAFARLHWRGRDLVFNLFLGALMVPGILTLLPNFVLVRELGLLNTFAGMVLPTALFSAFNIFFLRQFMLGLSTETEEAALIDGAGRLRVMFQITLPMSVGPITTLSILGFINAWNDYFWPLLVTSDESVQPLTLALAVFKQSSPQAQPDWAGLMAATLVAALPMLVLFMVFGKRIVNSIGFTGIK
- a CDS encoding glycoside hydrolase N-terminal domain-containing protein, whose product is MTHDTLRLRWSSPAAEWAEAVPLGNGRIGAMAFGGASGRLALNDSTVWSGTPDGPDRALDAVLAGGAGPARLAQARTALDDGDLRAAERELLTFEGPYSQEFLPLADLHLTLVRDPAGAEAAARDLDLDRGALQESFVVDGVTTVRHTWVSAPAQALVVEWIAEGPVLDVDVRLTTPLRERSRRTTPDGVAVEIEAPLDGPPEHERDLPAHRYADAGSANNTAADVFDHVTWAALAVHTDGSVEHQSDRTTVRGATRILAVLSTAGRSALWWADPAGDAWRTTPTADLHDRALAAARAAAARPAADLLAEHEADLEQHVSGARFAIGGRRSGTWDVHDLLYGGDEPLRATIMAELGRYLLGASSRTGGVAANLQGIWNDDPRPPWSSNYTININTQMNYWPAPVLGLDESFEPLISLVERMAATGTRAARELYGARGWVAHHNSDLWGWSLPVGRGQQGSVGWALWMMGGVWLTHNLLDHYAFSGDKDLLRSRIWPLLRGATEFCLDWLVEDKSTGLLRTSPSTSPENRYTGPDGQSESLGLTATMDLSLIGALFDRALETIDTLGDVLDAEDPLAAEITAARARLQPVEVAPDGRLAEWAAPVADHEPAHRHMSPLVALYPLGTVDPESTPGRLKAPGASWTSAVPAPWAGRGRGRWRSAPGSATPSTQRPCSRRRSRPTGATSPGPPPSTGRSGAGFSPTCSAPTRRSRSTATTASRPPSPRCCCRATAARSTCCPRCPRPGPRAASRACGPAAVSP